The genomic window GTGAACCAGCGGGCGACGACGGGGTCGGCGACGGCCGCCATCCCGCCGTCCAGCACCGCGTGGGCGCGGTCGCGCCAGCCCTGCGCCGGCCCCAGCCGCGCCGACGTGCAGACCAGCACCAGCCGGTCGATCCGTTGCGGCGCATGCATCGCGAGCCACATGCCGACCATGCCGCCCAGCGAGAGCCCGACGTACGACGTCCGCTCGATCTCGAGTCGGTCCAGCAGCGCGAGGACGTCGCCGCCGAGGTCGTCGAGCGAGTACGGGCCGGCCGGGACGTCGGACCCGCCGTGCCCGCGGTGGTCGTACCGGACGACGCGCCAGGCCTCCGCCAGCCGGTCGACCTGCGGCTGCCACATCACCCCCGTGGTGCCCAGCGAGCTGCCCAGTAGCAGCGGCGGCCCGTCGGCGCGTCCGTCCTGGACCACGTGCAGGCGGGCGCTCACGGGGCGCCCAGTCGCTGGTGCCGGGCCACGGCGGCGTCGACCAGCTCGCCGCTCGTGCCGAGCCACTGCCTCGGATCCAGGGCGTCGCTGATCCCGCTGTCGCCCAACGC from Angustibacter luteus includes these protein-coding regions:
- the pcaD gene encoding 3-oxoadipate enol-lactonase: MSARLHVVQDGRADGPPLLLGSSLGTTGVMWQPQVDRLAEAWRVVRYDHRGHGGSDVPAGPYSLDDLGGDVLALLDRLEIERTSYVGLSLGGMVGMWLAMHAPQRIDRLVLVCTSARLGPAQGWRDRAHAVLDGGMAAVADPVVARWFTPGFAAVQPHVVAAARADLLAVPPVGYAGCCEAIAAMDLLADLPRISAPTLVIAAADDPATPPEHARAIVSAVPGARLALLDDAAHLANLEQPDAVTRLVLDHLGADQSTQ